One genomic region from Prochlorococcus marinus CUG1433 encodes:
- the larC gene encoding nickel pincer cofactor biosynthesis protein LarC — translation MDDVLIECSPGISGDMLLGAFYDLGVPKKIIEEPLIALGLHDLYHLEFKESKSCSIRGIKAKVKNTDRRPVKRTWRSIQEVISNGNLEDKLKQIIYEVFESLAIAEGKVHGIKSEDVHFHEVGAIDSLVDIIGVCAALHYLNPRKVYCNEPMLGKGFVNTEHGKLSVPPPAVIELIRQKKFKVLSSFDSIEGELSTPTGIALLSNLVDYLQPPSKYTINSYGVGIGNLKFPFPNLVRVYRITSFEDCYINEQINPKYEEISIQEAWIDDQTPEEISNFIEKLRIEGAFDVSYQAINMKKNRIGFSIQAILPVEKKESFRRLWFDYSNTIGVRERTQSRWTLLRRIGECVTTFGKIKVKQIMKPDGSIIMKPENDEVLRLKLEYQISTDEIRQLIDESSKEFKAFENWK, via the coding sequence ATGGATGATGTATTAATTGAATGTTCTCCAGGTATCTCTGGAGATATGTTGTTAGGAGCTTTTTATGATTTAGGTGTGCCTAAAAAAATCATTGAAGAACCACTTATTGCGCTTGGTTTACATGATCTTTATCATCTAGAGTTTAAAGAATCGAAAAGTTGTTCAATCCGAGGGATAAAGGCGAAGGTAAAGAATACTGATCGAAGACCTGTTAAAAGAACTTGGAGAAGTATTCAAGAAGTTATTTCAAATGGGAACTTAGAAGACAAATTAAAGCAAATTATTTATGAAGTATTTGAATCTTTAGCAATTGCTGAAGGAAAAGTTCATGGCATCAAATCTGAGGATGTTCATTTTCATGAAGTTGGAGCTATTGATTCACTAGTGGATATCATAGGAGTATGTGCGGCGTTGCATTACTTAAATCCAAGGAAGGTTTATTGTAATGAACCAATGTTGGGGAAAGGTTTTGTTAATACTGAACATGGAAAATTATCTGTGCCACCTCCTGCTGTAATAGAGCTTATAAGACAAAAAAAATTTAAGGTTTTGTCAAGCTTTGATTCAATAGAAGGTGAACTATCTACACCTACTGGCATTGCCTTACTTTCTAATTTAGTCGACTATTTACAACCCCCTTCAAAATATACTATTAATTCTTATGGGGTAGGCATTGGCAACCTAAAATTCCCATTCCCTAATTTGGTAAGAGTTTATAGAATTACTTCATTTGAGGATTGTTATATTAATGAACAAATTAATCCAAAGTATGAAGAGATATCTATTCAAGAGGCATGGATTGACGATCAAACACCTGAAGAGATTTCAAATTTTATAGAAAAATTGAGAATTGAGGGAGCATTCGATGTTTCTTATCAAGCTATTAATATGAAAAAAAATAGAATTGGATTTTCTATTCAAGCAATCTTACCAGTAGAGAAAAAAGAATCTTTTAGGAGGTTATGGTTTGATTATTCCAATACTATTGGAGTACGTGAAAGGACCCAGTCAAGATGGACATTACTTAGAAGGATAGGAGAATGTGTAACGACTTTTGGAAAAATAAAAGTTAAACAGATTATGAAACCTGATGGATCAATAATAATGAAACCAGAAAATGATGAAGTTTTGAGATTAAAACTTGAGTATCAAATATCAACTGACGAAATAAGACAACTAATAGACGAGTCAAGTAAAGAATTTAAAGCATTTGAAAACTGGAAATGA
- the hemC gene encoding hydroxymethylbilane synthase: MTNFKLRIASRRSKLAMVQTLWVKDQLEKNIPNLEVSVEAMATQGDKILDVALAKIGDKGLFTKELEAQMLVGQADIAVHSLKDLPTNLPSGLKLGCITKREDPADALVVNKKNDCFKLETLPAGSIVGTSSLRRLAQLRNKYPHLEFKDIRGNVITRIEKLDAGEFDCIILAAAGLKRLGFESRIHQIIPNEISLHAVGQGALGIECKSNDKKVLEIINVLEDQPTSQRCLAERAFLRELEGGCQVPIGVNSKIQNEQLCLTGMVASLDGERLIKDQYIGNINNPDEVGKELAKKLKLQGAGEILSEIFEQFREK, from the coding sequence ATGACTAATTTTAAACTGAGAATAGCAAGTAGAAGAAGTAAACTAGCAATGGTTCAAACTTTATGGGTTAAAGATCAACTAGAAAAAAATATTCCCAATTTAGAGGTATCTGTTGAAGCCATGGCAACTCAAGGAGACAAAATTCTTGATGTAGCCTTAGCAAAAATAGGTGACAAAGGCTTATTTACAAAAGAACTTGAGGCACAAATGCTAGTAGGCCAAGCAGATATAGCAGTACACTCTCTTAAAGATTTACCAACAAATTTACCTAGTGGCCTTAAATTAGGATGCATAACAAAAAGAGAAGACCCTGCTGATGCTTTAGTAGTAAACAAAAAAAATGATTGCTTCAAATTAGAAACTTTACCAGCAGGTTCAATTGTGGGTACAAGCTCTCTTAGAAGACTTGCTCAATTAAGAAATAAGTATCCACATCTTGAATTTAAAGATATCAGGGGAAATGTGATTACAAGAATAGAAAAATTAGATGCCGGTGAATTTGATTGCATAATTCTCGCTGCAGCTGGTTTAAAAAGATTGGGCTTTGAATCAAGAATTCACCAGATTATTCCAAATGAAATTTCCCTTCATGCTGTTGGTCAAGGGGCACTGGGTATTGAATGTAAATCTAATGATAAAAAAGTTTTAGAGATTATAAATGTCTTAGAAGACCAACCCACTAGTCAAAGATGTCTAGCAGAGAGGGCTTTTTTAAGAGAGCTTGAAGGGGGATGCCAAGTTCCAATAGGTGTCAATAGTAAAATTCAAAATGAACAACTTTGCCTTACAGGCATGGTTGCATCTCTCGATGGAGAAAGGCTTATTAAAGATCAGTATATTGGCAATATTAATAATCCTGATGAAGTAGGCAAAGAACTTGCTAAAAAACTAAAGCTCCAAGGTGCTGGCGAAATACTAAGCGAAATATTTGAACAATTTAGAGAAAAATAA
- a CDS encoding inorganic diphosphatase — MANLNQPPSRVTPNLLHILNAFTDSSNSIVNTIVELNSNTINKYELITETGHLKLDRVGYSSLAYPFAYGCIPRTWDEDGDPLDIEIVGVTEPLIPGSIVEARIIGVMKFDDGGEVDDKVIAVLADDKRMDHISSFKDLGEHWLKETKYYWEHYKDLKKPGTCTVNGFFGIEEAIEVIKDCEDRYKKEIDPKLVN, encoded by the coding sequence ATGGCAAATCTTAATCAACCTCCAAGCAGGGTTACACCTAATTTATTGCATATACTAAATGCTTTCACTGATAGCTCAAATTCAATAGTTAATACTATTGTTGAATTGAATTCTAATACAATAAATAAATATGAATTAATTACAGAAACGGGTCATCTTAAACTTGATAGGGTGGGTTATTCTTCACTTGCTTATCCATTCGCTTATGGATGTATACCAAGGACATGGGATGAAGATGGAGACCCGCTTGATATAGAAATTGTTGGAGTAACTGAGCCGTTAATACCCGGATCAATTGTCGAGGCTAGGATTATTGGGGTGATGAAATTTGATGATGGTGGAGAGGTGGATGATAAGGTAATAGCAGTTCTGGCAGATGATAAAAGAATGGATCATATCTCAAGTTTTAAAGATCTTGGAGAGCATTGGCTAAAAGAAACTAAGTATTATTGGGAACATTACAAAGATCTAAAAAAACCAGGAACATGTACAGTAAATGGTTTTTTTGGGATAGAGGAAGCTATTGAAGTAATTAAAGATTGTGAAGATAGATATAAAAAAGAAATTGATCCTAAATTAGTAAATTAA
- a CDS encoding 4a-hydroxytetrahydrobiopterin dehydratase — MKPYLLQDEELKELVVKIPGWEINNEQIQREFKFSNFIEAFSFMTKIALICEKYNHHPNWENVYSKVIIRLSTHDLGGITNLDQTLALEINEVFDK, encoded by the coding sequence ATGAAACCTTACCTTTTGCAAGATGAAGAATTGAAGGAATTAGTTGTCAAAATACCAGGCTGGGAAATTAACAATGAACAAATCCAGAGAGAATTTAAATTTTCTAATTTTATTGAAGCCTTCTCATTTATGACTAAAATTGCTTTAATATGCGAAAAATATAATCATCATCCTAACTGGGAAAATGTTTATTCAAAAGTAATAATTAGGTTAAGTACTCATGATTTGGGGGGCATAACAAATCTTGATCAAACATTAGCTTTAGAAATAAATGAAGTTTTCGATAAATAG
- a CDS encoding flippase-like domain-containing protein, translating into MRFNMSKQPYWKLLKNFNFGVLKSIFFISSLLYFCIYFFYNIDQISFDVNLKKNGINLFLSFLFCVLSLYINAYAWKYILNWFGKEFKSNNLVTFYVLTNILKYVPGGIWHFVERFNFIKKISNPQIALYSTLIEPYFMLSGSFLLASLGVIFSPFYLFFILPLVFLNRKLIYFVLKRLGSLKGKVFEVLRLANSNDQFERRINIISFFPTRAFLLEIGFVLSKFIGFYICLNTFYTNNTLNILYLLVIFSLSWSLGLVVPAAPGGVGVFEACLLFFVGRNIPENIILVSLIYFRVISTSADLCLSCPFLIKKLFKRI; encoded by the coding sequence ATGAGATTTAATATGAGTAAGCAACCATATTGGAAATTGCTCAAAAATTTTAACTTTGGTGTTTTAAAGAGTATTTTCTTTATTTCAAGCTTGCTATATTTTTGTATATATTTTTTTTATAATATTGACCAAATTTCTTTCGATGTAAATTTAAAAAAAAATGGAATTAATCTATTTTTATCATTTTTATTTTGTGTTTTAAGCCTCTACATCAACGCTTATGCATGGAAATATATACTTAATTGGTTCGGGAAAGAATTTAAAAGTAATAATTTAGTTACCTTTTATGTTTTAACCAATATTCTTAAATATGTTCCAGGAGGGATTTGGCATTTTGTTGAAAGGTTTAATTTTATAAAAAAAATAAGTAATCCTCAGATTGCTTTGTATTCAACACTTATCGAACCTTACTTTATGTTGAGTGGCTCTTTTCTATTAGCATCGCTGGGAGTAATTTTTTCACCATTTTATTTGTTTTTCATTTTGCCTTTAGTATTTTTAAATAGGAAATTAATTTATTTTGTTTTAAAAAGATTAGGTTCTCTCAAGGGTAAAGTATTTGAGGTTTTGAGACTTGCAAATTCAAATGACCAGTTTGAAAGGAGAATCAATATAATTTCTTTTTTCCCTACAAGAGCATTTTTACTTGAAATAGGATTTGTTTTATCAAAATTTATTGGGTTTTATATTTGCCTTAATACTTTTTATACAAATAATACTTTAAACATTTTATATTTATTAGTAATCTTTTCTTTGTCTTGGTCTTTAGGTTTGGTAGTTCCAGCAGCTCCTGGAGGAGTTGGCGTTTTTGAAGCCTGTCTACTTTTTTTTGTTGGCAGAAATATTCCAGAAAATATAATTCTTGTTAGCTTAATTTACTTTAGAGTTATATCTACCTCGGCAGATTTATGCTTAAGCTGCCCTTTTTTAATTAAAAAACTATTTAAAAGAATTTAG
- a CDS encoding carboxypeptidase M32: protein MAEIQWNKLGAYLKETQILGSIQNTLYWDQNTGMPKKGASWRSEQLTYIAKILHSRNSSEEFFNLIQCAKNELLDTEQNSNNLLFIKEKERNINLLIKEFNRAKNIDPKLVESLAKAKSKGYESWQEAKKKSDFKVFLPFFEELVKLRIEEAKQISDQYSPWETLAQPFEPEITLKWLNKMFQPLKDTLPELIKGISKSKKYHWDLSPQSQHNLCSKLLDEFGRDKDLVVVGKSPHPFSITLGPNDYRITTRIVLGEPLSSFLATAHEWGHSIYEQGLPSQSHQWFAWPLGQATSMGIHESQSLFWENRIVKSKSFSKRFFKKFVSAGCTLNNYFELWKSINHLEAGLNRVEADELTYGLHILIRTELEIDLIEGGLPVEDIPTEWNKRYGELLGIKPSNDSEGCLQDVHWSEGAFGYFPSYLLGHLISAQISNQMEKDVGLIDNVIENGEYQKIISWLKNNIHKYGRSVNSMELVRAVTDKELSPNYFINHLRSKIDDFC from the coding sequence TTGGCCGAAATTCAATGGAATAAGCTGGGAGCTTATCTTAAAGAAACTCAAATATTAGGTTCAATCCAAAATACGCTTTATTGGGATCAGAATACTGGGATGCCCAAGAAAGGAGCTTCTTGGAGATCTGAACAACTTACATATATTGCAAAAATCTTGCATAGTAGAAATTCTTCTGAAGAATTTTTTAATTTAATACAATGTGCTAAAAATGAATTATTAGATACTGAACAAAATTCTAATAATCTTCTCTTTATTAAAGAAAAAGAAAGAAATATTAATCTTTTAATTAAGGAATTTAATAGAGCGAAAAATATAGATCCTAAATTAGTTGAGTCTTTAGCAAAGGCAAAGTCTAAAGGATATGAAAGTTGGCAAGAAGCTAAGAAAAAATCAGATTTTAAAGTTTTTCTCCCATTCTTTGAAGAACTAGTCAAATTAAGGATTGAAGAGGCGAAACAAATATCAGATCAATATTCACCATGGGAGACTCTAGCCCAACCCTTTGAGCCTGAAATAACTTTAAAGTGGTTGAATAAAATGTTTCAGCCTTTGAAAGATACTCTCCCAGAATTGATTAAAGGAATTAGTAAGTCAAAGAAATATCACTGGGATTTAAGTCCACAATCTCAACATAATTTATGTTCTAAATTACTTGATGAGTTTGGGAGAGATAAAGATCTAGTTGTCGTTGGCAAATCTCCCCATCCTTTTTCAATTACTTTAGGACCTAATGATTATAGGATCACTACACGAATAGTTTTAGGTGAACCTCTATCAAGTTTTTTAGCAACTGCGCATGAGTGGGGGCATTCAATTTATGAGCAAGGTCTGCCATCTCAAAGTCATCAATGGTTTGCTTGGCCTTTAGGTCAAGCAACTTCTATGGGTATACATGAAAGTCAGTCTTTATTTTGGGAAAATAGAATAGTTAAATCAAAATCTTTTTCGAAGAGATTTTTTAAAAAATTTGTTTCAGCTGGATGTACATTAAATAATTATTTTGAACTTTGGAAATCTATTAATCATTTGGAAGCAGGATTAAATAGGGTTGAAGCAGATGAATTGACTTATGGTTTACATATTCTTATTAGGACCGAACTTGAAATAGATTTAATTGAGGGAGGGTTACCTGTTGAGGATATTCCAACAGAATGGAATAAAAGATATGGTGAACTGTTAGGAATAAAACCATCTAATGATTCAGAAGGTTGTCTTCAAGATGTTCATTGGAGTGAAGGTGCTTTTGGATATTTCCCCTCATATTTGTTAGGACATCTTATAAGTGCACAAATATCCAATCAAATGGAAAAAGATGTTGGTTTGATTGATAATGTAATTGAAAATGGTGAATATCAAAAGATCATTTCATGGTTAAAAAATAATATACACAAATATGGCAGATCAGTTAACTCTATGGAGTTGGTAAGAGCTGTCACTGATAAAGAACTATCGCCAAATTATTTTATTAATCATTTACGGTCTAAAATAGATGATTTTTGCTGA
- the xth gene encoding exodeoxyribonuclease III — protein sequence MLIATWNVNSIRTRLSQIIDWMNKVSPDILCFQETKVMDDSFPVEPFEKLGYSVEVYGQKSYNGVAIVSKIKAENINKGFYGCTDFDQNFDTFLDQKRLISADINGIKIINVYVPNGSSLESDKFEYKINWLKCLSSFLDDQEKKGKPICLVGDFNIAPSNLDIHDPKKYEGGIMASKIERNELDNVLKGRLIDSFRIFEKNTGHWSWWDYRNNSYELNKGWRIDHIYISKELSSKLKSCVIDSSLRANLRPSDHAPVMIDLNLNDINEDFFEDEDNFFEI from the coding sequence TTGTTAATAGCAACTTGGAATGTTAACTCTATAAGAACCAGACTTTCACAAATAATAGATTGGATGAATAAAGTCAGTCCAGATATTCTATGTTTTCAAGAAACAAAAGTAATGGATGATAGTTTCCCAGTTGAACCTTTCGAAAAATTAGGATATTCAGTAGAGGTTTACGGACAAAAGTCATATAATGGTGTTGCTATTGTTTCTAAAATAAAAGCTGAAAATATAAACAAAGGATTTTACGGTTGTACGGACTTTGATCAAAACTTCGACACTTTTCTAGATCAAAAAAGATTAATTTCTGCTGATATTAATGGTATTAAGATAATAAATGTTTATGTTCCTAATGGATCTTCACTGGAGTCTGATAAGTTCGAGTATAAGATTAATTGGCTAAAATGTTTATCTTCATTCTTGGATGATCAAGAAAAAAAAGGAAAGCCGATTTGTCTTGTGGGCGATTTTAATATTGCTCCATCTAATTTAGATATTCATGATCCAAAGAAATATGAAGGAGGAATAATGGCATCAAAAATAGAAAGGAATGAACTAGATAATGTTCTGAAAGGAAGATTAATAGATTCTTTCAGGATTTTTGAAAAAAACACTGGTCATTGGAGTTGGTGGGATTACCGTAATAACTCATATGAATTAAATAAAGGTTGGAGAATAGACCATATTTATATCAGTAAAGAACTTTCATCAAAACTTAAAAGTTGTGTGATAGACAGCTCACTTAGAGCAAACTTACGCCCTAGTGATCATGCCCCAGTAATGATTGATCTTAACTTAAATGACATAAATGAAGATTTTTTTGAGGATGAGGATAATTTTTTCGAAATATAA
- a CDS encoding GTP-binding protein: MSKKLLPVTIISGFLGSGKTTLLNHILKNQVGLKTAVLVNEFGEIGIDNDLIIEGSEDMIELNNGCICCSINGELLNTVSKVLERSEKIDYLIVETTGLADPLPVAMTFAAGDLREKVRLDSIITVIDGENFDFEITNTSIAYSQILYGDILLLNKCDLVNEEQLRKVEKFINKIKKEPRILRSTNSEVGLQTIMSVGLFETDTFKFDKDKKDVEGKEQDHSSHSHDHSSHSHDHSSHSHDHSSHSHDHSSHSHDLINNIEGFTSVSYETFEPFSLRKFQYFLDNQISQNVFRAKGILWFMESERKHIFHLSGKRFSLDDEEWTKDKSNKIVLIGKNLDHQTIKNQLSSCRFNSDKST; encoded by the coding sequence ATGTCTAAAAAATTATTACCTGTTACAATTATTAGCGGATTTTTAGGTTCTGGGAAAACTACACTTCTTAATCACATTTTAAAAAATCAAGTTGGTCTTAAAACTGCTGTTTTGGTTAATGAATTTGGAGAGATAGGAATAGATAATGACTTAATAATAGAAGGCTCAGAAGATATGATCGAATTAAATAATGGCTGTATATGTTGTTCTATTAATGGTGAATTATTAAATACAGTATCCAAAGTTTTAGAAAGATCTGAAAAAATAGACTATTTGATTGTCGAAACTACTGGGCTAGCAGATCCATTACCAGTAGCCATGACTTTTGCAGCTGGAGATCTTAGGGAAAAAGTAAGATTAGATTCAATCATCACTGTCATTGATGGAGAAAATTTTGATTTTGAAATTACTAATACAAGCATCGCCTATTCTCAGATTTTATATGGGGATATCCTTCTCTTAAATAAATGTGATTTAGTCAACGAAGAACAACTAAGGAAAGTCGAAAAATTTATAAATAAAATAAAAAAAGAACCTAGGATATTAAGATCAACCAATAGTGAAGTCGGATTACAAACAATAATGAGTGTAGGTCTATTTGAAACAGATACTTTTAAATTCGATAAGGATAAAAAAGATGTAGAAGGCAAGGAACAAGATCACTCTTCTCATTCACACGATCACTCTTCTCATTCACACGATCACTCTTCGCATTCACACGATCACTCTTCGCATTCACACGATCACTCTTCGCATTCACACGATTTGATCAATAACATAGAGGGCTTTACATCAGTTTCTTATGAGACATTTGAACCTTTTTCTTTAAGGAAATTTCAATATTTCTTAGATAATCAAATATCACAAAATGTATTTAGAGCAAAGGGTATTTTATGGTTTATGGAAAGTGAAAGAAAACACATTTTTCACTTATCTGGAAAACGATTTTCTCTAGATGATGAAGAATGGACAAAAGACAAATCAAACAAGATAGTATTAATTGGGAAAAACTTAGATCATCAAACTATTAAAAATCAACTTTCATCATGTAGATTTAATTCAGATAAGAGTACATAG
- a CDS encoding YjbQ family protein, producing the protein MEQIFSKLEFITNGEGFIDITNDLNLFIEKNNFDSGILNLTSLHTSCSLTINENADPNVLRDLKKYIQSIVPYNSYLTLSKNREEISYKHYQEGADDMPAHIKTSLTNTCLSLSFQGGNIMLGTWQAVYLWEHRFDQKERVLNLHIIGEKRQNIYNVINKT; encoded by the coding sequence ATGGAACAAATATTTTCAAAATTAGAATTTATAACTAATGGTGAGGGTTTTATTGACATAACAAATGATTTGAATTTATTTATTGAAAAAAATAATTTTGATTCAGGAATTTTAAATTTAACTTCACTTCATACCAGTTGCAGCTTAACTATTAATGAGAATGCTGACCCAAACGTACTAAGAGACTTAAAAAAATATATACAATCTATAGTCCCATATAATTCCTACTTAACATTATCAAAAAATAGAGAAGAAATTTCATATAAACATTATCAAGAAGGAGCTGACGATATGCCAGCTCATATTAAAACTTCTTTAACAAACACTTGTTTATCTTTAAGTTTTCAGGGCGGCAATATTATGCTTGGCACATGGCAAGCAGTGTATTTATGGGAACATAGATTCGATCAGAAAGAAAGGGTTTTAAATTTACATATAATTGGTGAGAAAAGGCAGAATATTTATAATGTAATTAATAAGACCTAA
- a CDS encoding iron ABC transporter permease: MKILIKGLKTAISELKLLYFTSFIVALLVIIPISNFLLEGIIYLISGNFSLGNAGGEEVIGTLKVLVLTSLFGGGLGTLNGWLLSNCDFKFRKVLRMCQLVPLAAPAYLITAIVQDLGSIFGYQITGLWWGVLILSISTYPYVFILANESFNKFGVNQINASRGLGVGPWRSFFRIAFPMALPALITGISLMCMELMNELGTFALLNIPSISTGIAENWIIEGNPKSAIGLSLVALLIIFTLIIFEKFSRRKSKRWSENPALQDSQGWKLKKTRAFLAITMSLFPPVFSFGIPCFWVLLNIDQIQKGLSIELLTLSLRTISLGIFTAIITMLFSLIISLARRPNKSLLIELITNLSGIGYAIPGTVLALSLISISSSQFNFVAICLLIWGYLARFLTISKGSIDSSLERISPSLDEAALGLGVNWLGIIKKIHLPLLQGPIFVGSLLVFVDTIKELPITFILRPFDFDTLSVRIYQYAGDERIVEAILPAILIMTLGLIASITLIPSLEKKN, from the coding sequence TTGAAAATACTTATTAAAGGATTAAAAACAGCAATAAGTGAATTAAAACTTCTATATTTTACTTCGTTTATTGTTGCACTCTTAGTAATCATTCCAATTTCTAATTTTCTTCTAGAAGGAATTATTTACTTAATTAGTGGGAATTTTTCATTAGGTAATGCTGGAGGAGAAGAGGTAATAGGCACTTTAAAAGTTTTAGTGCTGACAAGTTTGTTCGGAGGAGGCTTAGGAACCTTGAATGGATGGCTGCTTTCAAATTGCGATTTTAAGTTCAGAAAAGTTCTCCGTATGTGTCAGCTTGTTCCACTAGCTGCCCCAGCATATCTAATAACAGCCATCGTGCAGGATTTGGGGAGTATTTTTGGGTATCAAATAACTGGTTTATGGTGGGGAGTCTTGATCCTTTCGATTTCTACTTATCCATACGTATTCATTCTTGCTAATGAGAGTTTTAATAAATTTGGAGTTAATCAAATCAATGCTAGTAGAGGATTAGGAGTTGGGCCATGGAGAAGCTTCTTTAGAATAGCTTTTCCAATGGCTTTACCAGCACTAATAACAGGAATAAGTTTAATGTGTATGGAATTAATGAATGAGCTCGGGACTTTTGCATTATTAAATATTCCAAGTATTTCTACAGGCATAGCTGAGAATTGGATAATTGAAGGCAATCCAAAAAGTGCTATTGGATTATCTTTGGTAGCCTTGTTAATAATTTTCACTTTAATAATTTTTGAAAAATTCTCAAGAAGAAAATCAAAGAGATGGAGTGAAAATCCTGCATTACAAGATTCTCAAGGATGGAAATTAAAAAAAACTAGAGCTTTTTTAGCAATAACCATGTCCTTATTTCCTCCAGTTTTTTCTTTTGGAATTCCGTGTTTTTGGGTTCTTCTAAATATCGATCAAATCCAAAAAGGATTATCCATTGAATTACTTACCCTTTCATTAAGGACCATTAGTTTAGGAATCTTTACGGCAATAATAACAATGTTATTCTCCTTAATAATTTCCTTAGCTAGACGACCAAACAAAAGCTTATTAATAGAACTCATAACAAATCTTTCGGGAATAGGTTATGCAATCCCAGGCACGGTATTAGCGTTATCTTTGATAAGTATTTCTTCTTCACAATTCAATTTCGTAGCTATCTGCCTACTTATTTGGGGTTATCTTGCTCGTTTTCTTACTATTTCAAAGGGTTCTATTGATTCTAGTCTTGAGAGAATTTCTCCTAGCCTTGATGAAGCGGCATTAGGACTAGGAGTGAATTGGCTGGGTATCATCAAAAAGATACACCTACCTTTACTCCAAGGGCCAATATTTGTTGGCTCACTTTTAGTTTTTGTAGACACCATAAAAGAGTTACCAATCACATTTATTTTAAGGCCATTTGATTTTGATACATTATCTGTAAGAATATATCAATATGCTGGAGATGAAAGAATAGTAGAGGCAATATTACCAGCAATTCTAATCATGACATTAGGTCTTATTGCATCAATTACATTGATACCAAGTTTAGAGAAAAAAAACTAA